A region of the Anguilla anguilla isolate fAngAng1 chromosome 16, fAngAng1.pri, whole genome shotgun sequence genome:
CATTCAGTGCGGGGACATGTTCAGTCTGAGTGAAGGTGCGTGTCTTGCGAAGGTGACGGTGCAGATCCCGGGCACCAGGAAGCTGAGGGCGGAGCTGCCCATCGTGATTGGCACCATCCCGTACGGCGGCATGGGGGCCCGCAGCGCCAGCGTCAGCAGCCGGGTCAGCCGGGACACAAGCTGGCTCACGCTGGCACTGCCCGAGGAGCCCGAAGGTACGGCCACGCCCTGCGATCCGGCTCAGTCACACGCCACACACGCCGTGGGGTGACTGGCATGCTGCGCAAAGGTGGCGCATGCTcgtgctggggtgtgtgtgtgtgtgtgtgtttgtgcgtgtgtgtgtgtctgtctgtgtgtgtttgtgcatgtgtgtgtgcctgtctgtgtgtgtttgtgcatgtgtgtgtgtctgtctgtgtgtttgtgcatgtgtgtgtgtgtgtgtgtctgtttatgtgttcgcgtgtgtgtgtgtgtgtgtgtgtgtgtgcgcatgcgcatgTGATTGTGGGGGAGTACCTGCCCTGTTTGGCAGATGTTACTCCAGAGGGAGGGTGTATGTTGTTCATTGAGTAATCAGTGTGGTTCAAGATTATGCAAGTATCAGAGAGATTAAAATGTGGTGAAATATTTCCCTGCATTTCCAGTAATTTTTTAACAGACCAGGAACCACCAGTTCTTTCTGAAGGACTGTGACGAATTCTGTGGATTTGGTATTACTTGGAAAACAGGCATGTCGCTATCTGTCTACCACAGTTTCCCAGCTTATTTCAAAGTCCAACGCCAACGTGACACAGTCCGTGGCATCACACATTCCACAATACAAGCCTGTACCCTAagtaatgtttatttgtgaaaaagtgaaaaatgaacttgagtaaaaataaaaagccagaaCTGGTATAGCTCTGAttcaggtcatgtgacttctctatctctcttctACCAGCTCCTCCAAATTATGCGGACGTGGTGTCGGAGGAAGAGTTTGAGCtgcactccccctctctcgtcCAAtcggaggagctggagaggcaaCTGGGAGGGCCGATTTTCGCATACATCCAGGAATTCCGATTTCAGCCCCCCCCAGTCTACTGTGAGGTGAGATATTATATGGGTCACTGCAAAACAGAATACATGTTAGCAAGGAATATTATATAATCTGTATTATGTCCATAAGTTCTCCTTGCTGCTAGTAACAGACACAGTACAGCCATAAACTACAAATAATGGGTACGATTACACATGTCAGTCGGTAAATACATGTCCTATAAGATCATTAAAAATGGGCACCATACACTTGCATATATTTAAACATCTGACATATGCTATAGGTTTCTACCACAAACCTGTACCCCAGttaattctgaaaatatctCCCCACATTCATCAGGATTCCCCATCATTGGGTGTGGGAGAATGTTGTCATCCTTCAGTGGAGCATTTAATAGTCAGAATAATTTTCAGTAGCCTGTTTCCTGTTAAGACACACCCTAAGAACGTTAGCCGTTCCAGCGAGATCGGTATCTGGTGGCAGAAGTGTGTTTCCGGGTCCAGACCGTGTTAATGAGTCCATTTCCCTTCTTCCCTTCGCTCAGGTggacccccaccccgcccggGCCCTGGAACCGCCGCCTCAGCTGGGTTGGCTCGCCGCGCCGCGCGCCGGACTGGCGCTTTAAGGAAGGCCGCGCCTTTACGCTCCAGTTTACCGTTGACCCCGGTTTCCTCAAAGCCGCAGCACATTAGCCGTGACCGATTTTTCAGAACGCCTTCGCTCTCGCTCTGGCGGAGATGACCGTGGTACAGCCGTGACCGGGACAGGGGGAAAAGGGACCGTGTAAGTGGAATGGCGACCGTGGGGAAAGGCCAGCCTGGACGTCACGTTTTATTGCGGACTCGTTCGTGCCGCAGACGGGCGTGGTGCACGCTGGGAAAAACATGTCCTCGTTGCTATTTGAAGGAACATTGTGAACGTTTGCATGGTTTGTTTCCGATCAAACAGAAACAATAGAGCGTGCATttctaaaaggaaaaaaaatggcacttgtcaacagaaagaaaaaatggttTCGAAAGATTTGctaatgcgttttttttttctcacggTTCTACAATGGTTTCATTGGTGGGTTCGTAAGTTCAATCTGTACCTTTTCAGTTACACAGTGAAATTCTATTTCTGGGTTTGGAGgttaaaaaaatgcttctgttcaggagagaatgtgtttttgtaacTGTCCTTCAGTGTTAAGTTCAAATCCAAGGACGTTCAGGGTGCTGCGCCCATTGAAGGTTTTGAGGACAAGTGACAATGGAAGCCAAGGAAGTGGATGAGAACACGGTTCAATTAACTAGTATTCTCAGGACACAAGGAATCAGGGTTTTTAAGAGATGGGAAGGCTCAGGAATAACTGTTTGAGGAAGGGCTTTTACGCTACAGCAGACAGAAATTTGCGGTACGCCAGAGCAATACTAAACGACATTAAACTGTGCAGATTTTCCTTGTCGTATCGAAAGCATTCCCATACAACGCGAGCTGACGGGTGTGTCGAATGGAGACGCCTGAGTTTACACGTTTGGTCTAAAGAGGCAGTTCCTCTTTAGGGTCCAAGCTGCCATTAAGTTAAGATAATGTTTATGTGTAGCAGTGCTTcattaatttaacaaatgtttacttttatgTGACATCTTCGGCACTAAGTGTGAAGATACCAAAGCTCACAATTAGAAATTAACCAGCCAAGTACTGTAACTTTGCTAGTGCTGTCTGGCTTtgtatttggacattgacatctctttaaaaatgttcaatacaACACTATGGGGAGAATGATGTCTTTATACAGTGGCTGCCTTCAGTGTATTGCTATAAAGTGCCAATTGCTAGTGCCTCTGGAGTGTTTAAACTGTGGATTATGATGTCTGTGCCTGAGCACTAAACTTTATAGGCCTGTGCCCTTAGCATCTGGGGGACTTTTTTaagtattgttgttttttttttttgtttttttccctgcgATTTCACAGAATGCTAATCAAGTGCCTTCAAAGCTGCTATGTTGGGATATCAGTAGTGATAACCAGACATCTCCCaggtgttttaatttttatggtCTTGGGTTTACTATAATGTGGAGCACCACGTGCTAACAAGTGCAAGGATCAAGTTTGTGCATTCAGACTCTTCGCCTTGTCATTGAGATGTAATGAGATATCGTTGCTTATTGTTATTTTCCTGTGAATCCATCTCAATGGGTTacttattttttgttgatttgtttgcttgtcttgttttgtaaatgaaaatgtgaataaaatatttcaaggtACTGTTCTGTTGCAAAATCCAGTCCTGTCTTTGGTCTGTATGACATGGACATCGACGCAATTGCCATATGGCACAAGTTACCGTTGCCTGCATTATTCGTAATGGCAtattatgctttttttgttgttgttgtaaaacGTCGCTACTCTTGAATGTTCcgtatcatttatattttatcacGCAAATTAACACTGAATAAACATGTCAGCATTGTAACAAAATGCGCCTGGCTATCAATAATAAAATTGGTGCTATGAATGGTGTGTATGCACAGACTCATTTGATAGTGTGTATTATTGGGGGACAAGAGGGAGGCCTGTTTTCACAATTTAGCAATAAAtgctaaagcatttttttcccctgagaTGATGATTAGATGTATGCCCAGCCGCTGTAGCACCTGTTCCGCTTGTTGATTGAAGGCTTCAACCCGGAGTCGTTTTAACCACAGTTCACTTTTATTGGTAGATTTAAGcgatttgtgtgtttgttgcttTTCGACAAAACTGCGTTTGTAGGTCGACGGGATAGTGCGTTTAACGTGAAAATGTCGGAAATGGACCTAAAATCGAGCAACGTTCActacattacatgtatttgcCAGCCGCTTTTCttcaaagcgacgtacaataagtgcgtaccgaaggtcattggagcaactgcaaaacacaggtacgataagatacaatactcatgttgtagttattcatagccatggaCACATTGTCTAGTTCAAACAGTTTATTCTTAATTTAGGctcttttattattcatttaggCTCTTGTTc
Encoded here:
- the LOC118215702 gene encoding arrestin domain-containing protein 4-like isoform X2, which translates into the protein MISCWIFTSGPVSLSVNIDRKGYCNGEVIPIYAEIENCSSRLVVPKATIYQMQTFLARGKTKTYRQAVASVRGNHIPSGSSDSWNGKALKIPPLPPSVLNSALIRVEYSLAVTVQIPGTRKLRAELPIVIGTIPYGGMGARSASVSSRVSRDTSWLTLALPEEPEAPPNYADVVSEEEFELHSPSLVQSEELERQLGGPIFAYIQEFRFQPPPVYCEVDPHPARALEPPPQLGWLAAPRAGLAL